Proteins co-encoded in one Zootoca vivipara chromosome 3, rZooViv1.1, whole genome shotgun sequence genomic window:
- the DST gene encoding dystonin isoform X29: MNANSYGYHSSDSLFSNSTSTRTSIDSNENFLSVNCGPTLVNSCISFGNGPKEGTRLEMLQQIANRIQRDSLGCEDKLMLARNAVQSDAKRLESGLQFQNEAEIAGYLLECENLLRQQVLDAQILIDGKYYQADQLIQRVAKLRDDLMALRAECSSVYSKGRTLTTEQTKMMISGITQSLNSGFAPNFSPSLNSGLSQGLSPSLTSSSLTSGLSSGFSSRMTPAITPAYTPGFPPRLIQSYITGVDTGALQTLKLMQIRKPLMKSAFIDQNLTEEEVNMKFVQDLLRWVDEMQVQLDRAEWGSDLPSVESHLENHKNVHKAIEEFESSLKEAKISEIQMTAPLKLSYADKLHKLESQYAKLLNTSRNQERHIDTLHNFVSRATRELIWLNEKEEEEVAYDWSERNTNIARKKDYHAELMRELDQKEEIIKSVQEIAEQLLFENHPARLTIEAYRAAMQTQWSWILQLCQCVEQHLRENTAYFEFFNDAKEAIDYLKNLRDAVHRKYSCDRSSSIHKLEDLIQESMEEKEQLLQYKNTVAGLVGRAKTIVQLKPRNPDNPLKTSIPIKAICDYRQIEITIYRDDECVLASNSHRAKWKVISPSGNEAMVPSVCFTVPPPNKEAIDTANRIEQQYQNVLALWHESHVNMKSVVSWHYLTNEIETVRASNVASIKTLLPGEHQQVLSNLQSRFDDFLEDSQESKAFSVADIAQLEREVNVCKQYYQELLKSAEREEHEESIYNLYISEVRNMRLRLENCEDRLIRQIRTPLERDDLHESVFRISEQEKLKKDLDRLKEDLETITDKCDDFFSQAAGSPSVPTLRSELNLVIQNMNQVYSMSSIYIEKLKTINLVLKNTQGAEALVKLYETKLCEEEPLTADKSNIENLMATLKQWRSEVDVKREVFHALEDELQKAKAISDQMFKTHKERDLDFDWHKEKADQLTERWQNVHSQIENRLRDLEAINKSLKYYRDTYGALDNWIKQVEETQQRFQENPPQNSKALAKQLNQQKMLVSEIETKQNKLDECQKHSEQYSAAVKDYELQTMTYRAMVDSQQKSPVKRRRMQSSSDFIIQEFMDLRTRYTALVTLMTQYIKFAGDSLKRLEEEEILKNKEAMVRGEYSELEEQQKEVMSENRKLMERINELEEMLDELRKEKFQLEAELPKAKADAEKEIKKQLTKMEEISLQKAKAEQEAKRYRMELEDALKEKEDAEQELEHVKQLALKNEAQRSMVEEKFRAFRMQLEETAVARDALEDKLRRKDTNLQDLEQQKKALMEELRKKTAEEEKLVKLIKEMEQDIEFQGSLVKSKCREKEITEVRRQITIIGQETLLPTGSDIFREKQEVNNIEEFQQLVHELTFANKKSEKTIKDLKYELCELELQNASAEEKARLLKEKLDDANNSLRRLKIELDQKELVEQGYLEQLKELDRQLQKTTGKAEEVMQEAMDLKKINTKYQEELRSLQKEKALLKKELEELARTHTHTGITIQQLHSQITSLQQEKMAAEQRTVSFRGEATNLQEQFKKMQEQFLQKTREEKENQLKIQRLKDDLADSNHLVEKLKQKVEELSRWNSETKIMMTEVRTDSEKIILERQIIDRKNDELKALAEGFKEQLRITNEQLHKQIILEQEHLDHIKRLEDELIKAKELAGEFKQKCDRDNAYNMNAEMEIRNLRTQMSTFTMEMKMNEQKIQQQQSHIHELNGKMKKLQDDLHQKTLEEQMARQNMALLQEESIAFKHSAEEFRKKFEKLLETHNIAENDISGIRMECITLQQENHMAQDNIRMYKLQIEDLQDRLQKSREQLQQGKHAEMEYVQKYRKMEEELQMQRRTVENLKHQIDLQKRDHGNQLRWFQNEINKRNIQLDFGWKGNGFSYLGDTSPRDFEHINICTTTSPLLRRRHLSSSSCKSEPLVAQKLQAVATDSLQREKPFQLSGVTPHLENGISQQSYAEYVSQTSTEFEITVDKSRPITRISEIDKLRDGKLLSSRHEESYEVGLGKRLHPLEIANNKQYGVHVEVTSLEQQNEDLSKISAILEEKQANEVALIPSEYDNIKFQGLRHDVTAKQLIEVKLLDLSTAEQLHSGKKAIAEVQKNLENFLTKPTAIAGLYIESSKGKVSFASAAKQRIIEKASVLALLEAQAATGFIIDPTAGQKYSVDDSVAKGLVDHEYKSRLLEAERAVLGYLFSGKKLSVYQAIETRILERQKGKSIIEAQLASGGIIDPVRSVRVPPEVAVQLGLLNNTVLKFIYEHSSNKRIFQNPNNRQAMYYSDLLKLCLLDIQSKCFLLPVGERKITTPSAEKIHKISVVDITTGTEMTSYEAYKKSLIDKSTYLQLSGQEFQWKESTCFDHHGNSYLVLTDLKTGMQFNIDEALTDGKVDRMLVSKYKEGQITASELADVLLSNSKPRTDVNSPIAGVWLPETNERMPLLKAARKNLVDRTTALRCLEAQASTGGIIDPFTGKKYSAAEALQRELIDEASAKHVQQCELVFNGMIHPVTNSVLSAIEAMNTNVLEKEMGTRCLEYQHLTGGLIDPKSHCRLSMEEAIKRGLIDAVTATKMKNEKFYLKGITCPKTKNKLTYKEALERAVFDCHTGLRLLEAAELISSGISSLYFSSQS, translated from the exons ATGAATGCGAACAGTTACGGCTACCACAGCAGTGACTCTCTATTTAGTAACAGCACTAGCACCCGGACCAGCATTGATTCCAATGAAAACTTTTTGTCTGTTAACTGTGGTCCAACCCTTGTTAATTCTTGTATAAGCTTTGGCAATGGTCCCAAGGAAGGAACCAG GTTAGAAATGCTGCAGCAGATTGCAAACAGAATTCAGCGAGACAGCCTGGGCTGCGAAGACAAACTAATGCTTGCTCGAAATGCTGTGCAATCA GATGCAAAGCGATTAGAATCAGGTCTGCAGTTCCAGAATGAAGCTGAGATCGCAGGTTATCTACTTGAATGTGAGAATCTACTGCGTCAACAAGTCTTGGATGCCCAGATTCTTATTGATGGAAAATATTATCAGGCAGATCAGCTGATCCAGAG GGTTGCAAAACTGCGAGATGACCTTATGGCCTTAAGAGCAGAGTGCTCCTCAGTCTACAGCAAGGGGAGGACACTGACTACAGAACAGACCAAGATGATGATATCAGGAATAACACAAAGCTTAAACTCAGGATTTGCACCAAACTTCAGCCCTAGCTTAAACTCTGGACTGAGCCAGGGCTTGTCACCCTCCTTGACATCATCGAGTCTAACATCAGGTTTATCATCGGGTTTTTCTTCAAGAATGACTCCTGCCATCACCCCAGCATATACCCCAGGTTTCCCACCACGGTTAATTCAAAGCTACATAACAGGAGTTGACACTGGTGCACTGCAAACGCTCAAATTGATGCAGATCCGAAAACCTCTGATGAAATCGGCATTTATCGATCAGAATTTAACAGAGGAGGAAGTCAACATGAAGTTTGTTCAGGATCTTCTCAGATGGGTAGATGAAATGCAG GTGCAACTTGATCGAGCTGAATGGGGTTCGGATTTGCCAAGCGTCGAAAGCCATTTAGAAAATCACAAGAATGTCCACAAAGCTATTGAAGAATTTGAGTCAAGCCTTAAAGAAGCAAAAATCAGTGAG ATCCAGATGACTGCTCCCCTTAAACTCAGCTATGCAGACAAATTGCACAAACTGGAGAGCCAATATGCAAAACTCTTG AACACCTCAAGAAATCAGGAAAGACACATCGATACCCTTCACAATTTTGTATCTCGTGCTACCAGAGAACTCATATGGCTGaatgagaaagaagaggaggaggttgCATATGACTGGAGTGAAAGAAATACAAATATAGCACGGAAAAAAGACTACCATGCA GAACTGATGAGAGAACTTGATCAGAAGGAAGAAATTATCAAATCTGTTCAGGAAATAGCAGAACAATTGCTATTTGAAAACCACCCTGCAAGGCTAACTATTGAG GCCTACCGAGCTGCAATGCAAACACAGTGGAGCTGGATTTTGCAGCTTTGCCAATGTGTTGAACAGCATCTGAGAGAAAACACTGCATATTTTGAG TTTTTCAATGACGCCAAAGAGGCCATAGATTACTTGAAGAATTTAAGAGATGCTGTTCATCGAAAATACAGCTGTGATAGGTCCAGCAGTATTCATAAACTGGAAGATCTGATCCAAGAGTCGATG GAAGAGAAAGAACAGCTCCTGCAGTACAAGAACACAGTGGCTGGCCTTGTGGGGAGAGCAAAGACAATAGTTCAGCTGAAGCCAAGGAATCCAGATAATCCACTGAAAACATCCATCCCAATCAAAGCCATCTGTGACTATAGACAAATTGAG ATAACCATTTACAGAGATGATGAATGTGTACTGGCAAGCAACTCCCATCGGGCAAAATGGAAAGTGATTAGTCCAAGCGGTAATGAGGCCATGGTTCCCTCCGTCTGTTTTACTGTTCCTCCGCCCAACAAAGAAGCAATAGACACTGCAAACAG AATTGAACAGCAATATCAGAATGTCCTGGCCCTGTGGCATGAATCACATGTAAACATGAAGAGCGTGGTCTCCTGGCACTATTTGACAAATGAAATTGAAACTGTCCGAGCCAGTAATGTTGCTTCG ATAAAGACACTCTTGCCAGGTGAACACCAGCAGGTTTTAAGCAACTTGCAGTCCCGCTTTGATGACTTCCTTGAAGACAGCCAGGAGTCCAAAGCCTTTTCAGTTGCTGACATTGCTCAGCTGGAAAGGGAGGTGAATGTGTGCAAGCAGTACTACCAAGAGCTCCTCAAGTCTGCAGAGAGAG AGGAGCATGAAGAATCCATTTACAACCTATACATCTCAGAAGTTCGAAACATGAGACTTCGTTTGGAGAATTGCGAAGATCGTTTGATTAGGCAGATTCGAACCCCACTGGAGAGAGATGACTTACATGAAAGTGTATTTCGGATCTCTGAACAAGAG AAGCTGAAGAAGGATCTGGATCGACTCAAGGAGGACTTGGAAACAATCACAGACAAATGCGATGATTTTTTCAGTCAAGCTGCTGGTTCGCCTTCAGTTCCTACTCTGCGGTCGGAGCTTAACCTAGTAATTCAAAATATGAATCAGGTTTACTCCATGTCTTCCATTTACATAGAAAA gttaaaaactataaatttggtgctgaaaaacactcaaggagctGAAGCACTGGTAAAACTCTATGAGACTAAACTATGTGAGGAAGAACCATTAACTGCCGACAAGAGCAATATTGAGAACCTTATGGCTACGTTAAAG CAATGGAGATCAGAGGTTGATGTAAAAAGAGAAGTATTCCATGCTCTAGAAGACGAACTCCAGAAAGCCAAAGCAATTAGTGATCAGATGTTTAAAACACACAAGGAACGTGATCTCGACTTCGACTGGCACAAAGAGAAAGCAGATCAGCTGACCGAGAGGTGGCAGAACGTTCATTCTCAGATTGAGAACAG GTTGCGTGACTTAGAAGCTATCAATAAATCCCTAAAGTACTACAGGGATACATATGGCGCACTGGATAACTGGATCAAGCAAGTTGAAGAAACTCAGCAGAGGTTCCAGGAAAACCCACCTCAAAACAGTAAAGCTCTGGCCAAACAGCTAAACCAGCAAAAG ATGCTAGTGTCGGAAATAGAGACGAAACAAAACAAGCTAGACGAATGCCAGAAGCACTCTGAGCAGTATTCAGCTGCAGTAAAG GACTACGAGTTGCAAACAATGACATACAGAGCCATGGTTGACTCCCAGCAAAAATCTCCAGTGAAACGCCGAAGAATGCAGAGCTCCTCTGATTTCATTATCCAAGAG TTTATGGACTTACGAACACGCTACACAGCTTTGGTGACCTTGATGACTCAGTATATAAAGTTTGCTGGTGACTCTCTCAAAaggctggaagaggaagag ATCCTGAAAAATAAGGAGGCAATGGTACGTGGTGAATATTCTGAACTggaggagcagcagaaagaaGTAATGAGTGAGAACAGGAAACTTATGGAGAGGATAAATGAGCTTGAGGAGATGTTGGACGAGTTGAGGAAAGAGAAGTTCCAATTGGAAGCAGAACTTCCAAAAGCAAAGGCAGATGCAGAGAAAGAAATTAAGAAACAGCTGACAAAAATGGAGGAGATTTCTCTCCAGAAAGCCAAGGCTGAGCAAGAGGCAAAGCGCTATCGCATGGAACTAGAGGATGCTCTTAAAGAGAAAGAAGATGCAGAGCAGGAATTGGAGCATGTGAAGCAGCTCGCTTTGAAGAATGAGGCTCAGAGAAGTATGGTTGAAGAGAAGTTCAGAGCTTTCAGGATGCAGCTAGAGGAAACTGCTGTAGCTAGAGATGCTCTTGAAGATAAGTTAAGAAGGAAAGACACCAATCTTCAAGATTTAGAGCAGCAAAAGAAAGCACTGATGGAGGAGTTGAGGAAGAAGACTGCTGAAGAAGAGAAGCTTGTGAAACTCATTAAGGAAATGGAACAAGACATCGAGTTCCAAGGTAGTCTAGTGAAAAGCAAGTGCAGAGAAAAGGAAATAACCGAAGTCAGAAGGCAAATTACTATAATAGGACAAGAAACTCTGTTGCCAACAGGTTCAGACATTTTCAGAGAAAAGCAAGAAGTAAATAATATAGAGgaattccagcaactggtgcatGAGCTAACATTTGCCAACAAAAAGTCCGAGAAAACCATCAAAGACCTAAAATACGAACTGTGTGAACTTGAACTGCAGAATGCGTCTGCTGAAGAAAAGGCTCGCTTACTAAAAGAAAAACTGGATGATGCCAATAATTCTCTCAGGCGCCTTAAAATAGAGCTGGATCAAAAAGAGCTGGTCGAGCAAGGATACTTGGAGCAGCTGAAGGAGCTTGACAGGCAGCTTCAGAAAACCACAGGCAAAGCTGAAGAGGTAATGCAAGAAGCCATGGACCTGAAGAAAATAAATACGAAGTATCAAGAAGAGCTGAGGTCACTTCAAAAGGAAAAGGCACTGTTAAAGAAGGAGCTGGAGGAGTTGgctaggacacacacacacactggaattaCTATTCAGCAATTGCATTCCCAAATCACTTCTCTTCAGCAAGAAAAAATGGCAGCTGAACAGAGAACTGTTTCATTCAGAGGGGAAGCAACCAACCTACAAGAACAGTTCAAAAAAATGCAGGAACAATTCCTTCAAAAgacaagagaagaaaaagaaaaccagctgAAGATTCAAAGACTGAAAGATGATTTAGCAGATAGCAATCACTTAGTGGAAAAGTTAAAACAGAAGGTTGAGGAGCTTTCTAGATGGAACAGCGAGACCAAAATAATGATGACTGAAGTCCGGACCGATTCAGAGAAGATAATTCTTGAAAGGCAAATTATTGACAGAAAAAATGATGAATTAAAAGCCCTCGCTGAAGGTTTCAAAGAGCAACTACGTATCACAAATGAACAATTGCACAAACAGATAATACTTGAGCAGGAGCACTTGGATCACATCAAGAGATTAGAAGATGAGCTAATAAAAGCAAAAGAATTAGCTGGTGAATTTAAGCAGAAATGTGACAGGGACAATGCTTATAACATGAATGCAGAGATGGAAATAAGAAACCTACGTACCCAGATGAGCACATTCACCATGGAAATGAAGATGAATGAGCAGAAgatccagcagcagcagtcccATATTCATGAGCTCAATGGCAAGATGAAGAAGCTGCAAGATGACTTGCATCAGAAGACCTTGGAGGAACAAATGGCACGCCAAAATATGGCTTTACTTCAGGAGGAATCAATTGCATTTAAGCATTCTGCGGAAGAGTTTAGGAAGAAATTTGAAAAACTCTTGGAAACTCACAACATAGCGGAAAATGACATATCTGGTATCAGGATGGAATGCATCACCCTGCAGCAAGAAAACCACATGGCTCAAGACAACATTAGAATGTATAAGCTTCAAATTGAAGACCTGCAAGACAGACTTCAGAAGTCCCGTGAGCAGCTTCAGCAAGGCAAGCATGCAGAAATGGAGTATGTGCAGAAATACCGCAAAATGGAAGAAGAGTTGCAAATGCAGAGGCGGACAGTAGAGAACTTGAAGCACCAAATAGACCTGCAGAAAAGAGATCACGGCAATCAGCTGCGTTGGTTTCAGAATGAGATCAACAAAAGGAACATCCAGTTAGACTTTGGGTGGAAGGGAAATGGGTTTAGTTACTTGGGAGACACCTCCCCAAGAGATTTTGAACATATTAACATCTGTACGACCACATCTCCTTTATTAAGAAGGAGACACCTAAGTAGCTCAAGTTGCAAATCTGAACCGCTGGTTGCACAGAAGTTGCAAGCAGTTGCCACTGATTCATTGCAACGAGAGAAGCCATTCCAGTTGTCTGGAGTAACCCCCCACCTGGAAAATGGAATAAGTCAACAATCCTATGCCGAGTATGTTTCCCAGACAAGCACAGAGTTTGAGATAACGGTTGATAAGAGCAGACCTATcacaagaatttcagaaatagataaATTGAGAGACGGCAAACTCCTCAGTTCCAGGCATGAAGAGAGTTATGAAGTGGGCTTAGGGAAGCGCCTGCATCCATTGGAG ATAGCGAACAACAAGCAGTATGGTGTACATGTTGAAGTTACTTCATTAGAGCAACAAAATGAAGATTTGTCAAAGATCAGTGCCATCTTAGAGGAAAAGCAAGCAAATGAGGTTGCTCTGATCCCCTCTGAATATGATAATATCAAATTTCAAGGTCTCCGGCATGATGTAACTGCCAAGCAGTTGATTGAAGTTAAACTTCTAGACCTGAGCACAGCTGAACAGCTTCATTCAGGAAAGAAGGCCATTGCTGAGGTTCAAAAAAATCTTGAGAATTTTTTGACTAAGCCTACTGCAATAGCTGGGTTGTATATTGAATCTAGTAAAGGGAAGGTCTCATTTGCTTCTGCAGCTAAGCAGAGAATAATTGAAAAAGCATCTGTGTTAGCACTCCTTGAAGCCCAGGCCGCCACTGGTTTTATCATTGACCCCACAGCAGGTCAGAAATACTCTGTTGATGATTCAGTTGCCAAGGGACTTGTAGATCATGAATACAAAAGCAGGCTTCTTGAGGCAGAAAGGGCAGTTTTAGGATATCTATTTTCTGGGAAAAAGCTGTCTGTTTATCAAGCAATTGAAACCAGAATCCTTGAAAGGCAGAAAGGCAAAAGCATTATTGAAGCTCAGTTAGCAAGTGGAGGTATTATTGACCCTGTGAGAAGTGTCCGTGTGCCTCCTGAAGTTGCGGTCCAGCTGGGCTTGCTGAACAACACCGTTCTGAAATTTATATATGAACATTCCAGTAATAAAAGAATCTTCCAGAATCCAAATAATAGGCAAGCCATGTATTATAGTGATTTGCTGAAGCTGTGCTTACTTGATATCCAAAGCAAATGCTTCCTGCTCCCTGttggggagagaaaaataaccaCTCCATCTGCagaaaaaattcataaaataTCTGTGGTAGACATTACAACTGGAACAGAAATGACCTCCTATGAGGCTTATAAAAAGTCCCTGATAGACAAAAGTACCTACCTCCAGCTGTCAGGGCAAGAATTTCAGTGGAAAGAATCCACATGCTTTGATCACCATGGGAATTCTTACCTTGTGCTGACAGATCTAAAAACTGGAATGCAGTTCAACATTGACGAGGCATTAACTGATGGCAAAGTTGATAGAATGCTGGTCAGTAAATACAAGGAAGGGCAAATCACAGCCAGCGAGCTTGCAGATGTTTTGTTGAGCAATTCTAAACCACGTACAGATGTCAACAGCCCCATTGCTGGTGTCTGGCTGCCCGAGACAAACGAGAGAATGCCTCTTCTGAAAGCTGCTCGAAAAAACCTAGTGGACAGAACCACAGCACTGAGGTGCCTTGAGGCACAAGCAAGTACGGGAGGTATAATTGATCCCTTTACTGGGAAGAAATATAGTGCGGCAGAGGCCTTGCAAAGGGAGCTGATTGATGAGGCATCTGCTAAGCATGTCCAGCAGTGTGAACTGGTCTTTAATGGGATGATTCACCCTGTAACAAACAGTGTTTTGTCAGCCATTGAAGCAATGAATACGAATGTCCTAGAGAAAGAAATGGGCACTCGCTGCCTAGAGTATCAACATCTGACTGGTGGATTGATAGATCCCAAGTCTCATTGTAGATTATCGATGGAAGAAGCTATTAAAAGGGGCCTTATTGATGCCGTCACTGCTACaaagatgaaaaatgaaaaattctaCTTAAAAGGTATTACGTGTCCCAAGACCAAGAATAAATTGACGTATAAAGAAGCCCTTGAAAGAGCAGTTTTTGACTGCCACACAGGGCTACGATTGCTAGAAGCAGCTGAGCTCATTTCCTCAGGAATTTCTAGTCTGTATTTTTCCTCACAGTCATAA